The sequence CGCATCATCGCGCACATGCGGCGCGATCCGCTGGAGGACGCCTCGCGGCTCCACCCGTTCCCAGCGCGGGTCGCGAGGCTGCTGCGGGCGGCGACCCTGCGCGATCCCGCGCATCGACCGACGCCACTCGAGTTCGGGCGCGAGTTCGCCGCGTCGATCTAGCGGCCTGGGAGAGGCGCCACGGAGCGCGGCTCGTGAGGAGCCGCCGGCGAGAGAGCACCATGGATTACCAGCGCATCTACCGCGAGCGCGCGGAGGACTACGATCGCCTCGTCGGTGCCGAGGACGCCGACGGCAACCTGCTGCCCGCCCTCGAGGCCGTGGTGCCCGTCGCGGGCCTCGACGTGCTCGACGTAGGCACGGGCACGGGTCGCCTCGCGCGCCTCCTCGTCGGCCGCGCGAGGCGTGTCGTCGGGGTCGAGCCGGCGCCGGCGATGCTGGCCGTGGCGCGCCGGCACCTCGAGGCCTCGGGGCACGGCGGGTGGGAGCTCCATGAGGGCCGCGCCGACGCCCTGCCCGTGGAGTCTGCCTCCGCCGATCTCGTGCTCGCCGGGTGGGTGCTCGGTCACCAGCGGACGTGGCGCGCCGACGACTGGCGCGAGGCGATCGGCGCGTGCCTCTGCGAGATGAGCCGCTGCCTGCGGCCCGGCGGCACGATGGTCATCATCGAGACGCTCGGCACCGGCAGCGAGGAGCCTGCGCCGCCGAACGCCGCGTTGGCCGACTATTTCGGCTGGCTCGAGGAGCAAGGGTTCACCCGCCGCGCCATCCGCACCGACTACGTGTTCCCGGACGTCGCTACCGCCGCGGCCGTGTGCGGCGGCTTCTTCGGCGAGGCGTTTGCGGAGCGCGTCACGCGCGCGGGCTGGTCGCGCGTCCCCGAGTGCACGGGCCTCTGGTCGCGCGCACCGCTCGCCGAGCGAAGCTAACTAACTAACTTAACTAACTAACTAAGCTAGAGCCGCGGCTCGTCGTGGCCGTCGCCACTGCGCGCGGCCACCGAGGCTCAGGGGCGGGCTCGACGCCGGCGCCACGCGAGCGCGGCCGCCAAGAGCACGCCCGCGCCGCCCACGCCGCTCCGCCCCGAGCCGACGTGGCAACCAGCCTCGGCGCCGACGCCTTCAGCCGCGACGGGGCCCGCCGGATCGACCGGCCCGCCGTCGACGGTGGGCGGCGGCGCGGCCTTGTCGCAGGCGTCGCCAATGCCGTCCTCGTCGGTGTCCGTCTGGTCTTTGTTTGCGACCCCCGGGCAGTTGTCGTCCTCGTCGGCCACGTCGTCGCCGTCGTCGTCCTTGTCGCAGGCGTCGCCGAGGTCGTCGCCGTCGCGATTGGCCTGGTCAGGGTTCTTTACCTCGTCGCAGTTGTCCTTGCCGTCGACCACGCCGTCGCCGTCGAAGTCGGCGAGGGGATCGGGCTTGAGGCCGAGATCGAGCGTCACGTCCGCCCCCACCGCGACCGTCACGCGCACGCTCTTCGGTGTGAAGCCCGGCTTCTTCGCCGTCACCGTGAAGCTGCCAGGTACGGTCTCGAGATCGTAGCGACCGCTGGCGTCGGTGGTGTCGGAGTCGGTGCCGCCTGCCAGCGACACCTGCGCCTTCTCGAGCGGCTTCTTCGGGTCGGGATCGGCGAACACCACCCCCCGCACCGAGCCCACCGAACCGAGGCGTGGGGCGTACACCGCGAGGTGGTTCGCGACGACGCGTTCGCTCCCGTCGGAGGGGCGGTTCACGACGCCCGAGCCACGGAGATACAGCGTCGACGAGCCTCCGCCGTCCAGGTTGAACGCGTCGTAGGCGCCGAAGGACCTCATCAGCGCGGCCACCTCCGTGCAGGTCATGCCGACGCTCGACGACGAGCGGCCGTCTACGACGGCGAGCAGCAGCGTCTTCTTATCCTGTGACAGCCCGACGGCCGAGCGAGGGTTCCGCGCCGTGCACGCGGCGGCGGCGGGGTTCGTCGCGAGCGCCACGCCGGCGTTGACCACCTGCGGGTGTCCCGAGACGACGCCCTTCATCCACGTGGGGTCGAACGTGACGACGCGTGAGGCGTCGAAGTAGTCGACCCTCCCGGCGTCGTCGAACGCGAGGTTCGCGGACGTCGAGTCGTCCTTCGTGTCCGCCCATTTCACCCCCGCCCCGGCGGCGAGGCCCGTGGTGCCATACGTGGCATACGAGAAGAAATCGCCGTTCGTCGCGGCCGCGGCCCCGACCAGCTTCGCGTAACTCGACGTTGTGCGCCGCCGCTGGGCCGAGGTGGTCGCGCCGAGGTGCACGCCGGGCGCGCCGAGCGTGACCTTGAGCACGCGCGCGACGAGCGGGGCCGAGGTGGTTCGGGTCACCAGCGTGACCCCGTCGGCCACGGGCTTGGTGACGTCCGCCGCGCGCGCGTGCCGGAGCCCCGCGACCGAGGCGACCCACGCGGCGACGAGTGGGAGGAGGGCAGGGGCGACGTGGAGGCGCATGGCCTCATCGTAGCCGGTCCGCGCCGTCACGTCCGGGCCACGCGGCCGGCGCGCGGCACGTCGAGCGGAAGCCACTACGCGTCTCGCTCGAACCGTGCATAATGCAAGCGCAGCGGCCCGGGGAGACCCCACGCCCGCGGCAGGGCGCCATGGACCAAGGGCAACGAACGGGCGATAGGGGCGTGACCTGCCAGCGGTGCGGGGGCAGCACGCCGCTCCCCGACGACCTGCGGGTCCCCACGTTCCCGTGCCGCGCCTGCGGCGTGCCGCTCTCGACCGCCGAGTACGCGGGCAAGACCCAGGTCTCTGCCGACGCGCTGCTTGCCCATCTGGGCCAGATCATGGGGTCGGACCCGCTCACGGCGGCGGCGCGCGCGCACGAGGGCCCACGTTTTCTAGGGGGAAGCGCGGCGACGCGGGCCGCCCCCTGCCGGCACTGCCAAGCGCCCCTCACGCTGTCGCTGGACGTCGAGGTCCGGACGACCACCTGCGGCGGCTGCGGCCGCGTGCAGTCGATTGACGACTACATCCCCAACCAAGAGCGCTTCGAGCTCGACATGGCCCGGCAGATAGCCGGCAACGAGGCGCTGACGGCGCTCATCGCGTCGGGCGCGCCGTGCGGGAAGTGCGGCGCTCGGACCGCGGTGCCGGACGACGGCAGCGTGCAGGTCGCCTGCCAGTTCTGCGGCGCCACGGTCCTGCTGTCGGACCACGTGGACGCCAGCGCGATCGCCCGTCGCCGGCTCAAACATGGCGTGTTCGCGATGCAGCACGCGGCCCTCGCGGACCACTCGGCGCGGCAGCGAAAGATCCCCGTGATCGTCGGCGCCGCCGTGCTCTTCGTCGTGCTCGTCCTCGGGGTGATCCAGGTGGTCGTGGGCCGCTGAGCGTCACGCTCGCGCGCTCCCGCCGCGGTTCGAGGCCGTCACGCGCGGCCCCCGCGGTCCCCTCGCGCCCCTGCTAGAACGGGGGCATGCAGCCCACCACAGTCGCGGCGATGATCTCCTCGGCCAGCATGGTCACTGGCATCGTGTTCGGATCGCTCACGCTCCGGCAGTGGAGCCGGACCCGCTCACTCACGGCCGCGGTCGAGCTCGTACGCACTCTCCAGACACCCGACTTCACGCGGAGCATCGCGCGCATCGTCGAGCTGCCGCTCGGCGTCGATCCAGCGGTGATTCGCGCCGATCCCGAGCTCGTGACCGCGGTGTTCGTGGTGACCCACGCGCTCGAGAGCCTCGGCGTGCTGGTCTTTCACCGGCTGCTCCCGTTGCACGTGGTCGACCACCTCGTGGGCGGCTACGTGCGCGGCAGCTTTCGGCGCGTGAAGCCTTATGTGCTCGCGCGTCGCGAGGTGCTCGGGACCATGTTCGGGGAGTGGTACGAGTGGCTCGCCGACCAGCTCGAGCGCCATCCCTCGCCCGGCAAGGCGCTCGGGGCCCCGGTCGCGTTCCGCGACTGGCAGCCCTGACGCTGCGACACCTGCGAGTCTGCGTCTCGGCGCCGAGCTCGGGATGTGCCGTGGCGGGCGGGCGAACGCCCCTCGCGGATAGCGGCCGTCAGGTCCTGCGCGCAGCGACTCGTGCCGACTCTCACTTCGGAAGCACGGGGCCCACCACGGCTTTGCACAGCGAGCACGCGCGCAGATCGTGGGGATCGTCGCGGCGGTGAAGATCGAGCACGCCTCGGGACAGCTGCGCGAGCTCGCGCCGAACCTCGCGGCGCTTGCCCTTCACTCTCGGGATGTCGAGCGAGTCGTAGACGGTGGTCTGGTGGCGCATCCACGCGATCACAGCGGCCTCCGCGCGCTCGGCCACCGAGATGCGTTTGGTGCGCGCGACGGTGCCGCTCCCGACTGGGGTCGCGTGCTCGGCCACTCGCTGGGCCAAGGCGCGCCCAAGCTCGCGCCACTTGGGCGAGAAGCGCAGGAAGTCGGCGACCTCTTGCTCGAAGGTGACCACGTATTGGGCCTGCGTGCGCTCGCGCCGCGCGACGTCGGCCTGCCGCTTCTTGGCGTAGCCCTCGGTGCTGCGCTCCGCCTCGAGCGCGGCGCGCGCCGACTCGACGTTCTCGAGCGGCGCCCAGAGGCCTTTCGAGAACGACTTGCGACCCCGCTTCTCGAGGACGGCCCACGACGGGCCCGCGAGCTTCACCCGGCGCGTGAGGCCCGCGTCCCCCGGAGGGAGGCACACCCAACCCTCGGGCGGGCGGAGGCGCGTGCCATCCGGCGCGAGGAACACCCTGGGATCGGGCGTGGGGGCGAGGACGAGCGTGCCGGTCGACATGGTGGTCGCCAGGTTACTTGGCGTCGTTCGTTTCGTCGCCCTCGTCGCGTCACGGCTCGATCGTGACGGGGGTGCCCGCGGGCACGCTCGCGAAGAGATCGTCCATCGTAGCGTCGTCGATGGCGACGCACCCGAGTGTCCAGTCGCCTTGGGTGCCGCCGCCGTGCACGAAGATGTCGCCGCCGAGCGCCGTGTCCTGAGGGGGGATCTGGTTTCGCGCGAGCGCCGCGAGGATGGCGTCGTGCTCGGCCCTCGAGATGCGCCCCGAGGCCAAGCCCACGCGCGCGTCGTCGGCGTTGGGGTACGAGAGGCCGAGCGACAAGTGAAAGCGGCTCTTCGGGTTCTTGTGGGTGACGACGTACCGACCCTCGGGGGTCCTGCCGTCGCCTCGTGCGCGCTTCGGGCCCGTGGGCTTCGGGCCAAGAGACACGTGGACGCTGCGCGGAGGCGCGCCCGCCTTGACGACCACGAGGGTCCGCGCGGCTTTGTGGACGACGAGGCGCACTGCGGGGGCGTCGGCGCTCGCGTCGCGCTCGGGGGCAACGGCGAGCGCGACGAACGCGGCGAGCGTGGCGAGGCGGACCTTGGTCATTTCGGGTCGTCGTACGAGACGCCCCGATCGTGACACGGCGCCCGTTGTTCTGCACCCAGATCGGATTGGTGCGGAAGCGGGGGCCGCCCCGGCGGAGGGCGGCCGCGGTGCTCCTCGCCCGGCCTCTTGCCTACTTGCCTACTTGCCTACTTGCGGACCTTCATGAGGTCGTTGCCCGACGCGAAGTAGGTGTACGTCCCGTCGCTCACGACCGAGATCGTCGTCGCGGGGGCGACGCTTTGTGCGGCGCCGCCGCGTGCCGTCTTGGCGATGCGCATGAGCGTGCCCGTGGCGCCCGTCTGCCCCTGCGTTTGGAGGAGCGTGAACCAAACGAAGGTGTCGTCGACCGCCAGCGACCCTCGAATGAAACCGCCGACGTCCGCCGTGAGCTTCTCGGGCGCGCCCGCGCCATCCTTGGCCTTACGGAAGATCGCCCCGAGCTTCTCTCCGTTGTTCATCGAGCTCCAGTACACGTGCGTCGCGTCCACCGCCAATCCGTAGATGAGCGAGTTCCTGCCGTTGACTTGGTACGTGTCGGCCGCGGCGATCTGGAGGGAGGATGGCGAGCTCGTGTCGCTCGAGATGGTGTTCGCGAGGCGGATCAAGCCCGTGCCCGTGCTCGCGAATACGGTCGTGCCGTCCGACACGACGAGGCACGAGCTGACGAGGCCCGTCAGCGCGCCTTGCGACGCTCCGGTGAAGTCGTACCCGCGGACGGAGTTCGTGGAGCTCGAGCACTCGCCGCGGTACAGGCCCCTCGCGTCGGACGCCAGAGACTGGGTGAAGTCGCGGAAAGACGG comes from Myxococcales bacterium and encodes:
- a CDS encoding class I SAM-dependent methyltransferase, which encodes MDYQRIYRERAEDYDRLVGAEDADGNLLPALEAVVPVAGLDVLDVGTGTGRLARLLVGRARRVVGVEPAPAMLAVARRHLEASGHGGWELHEGRADALPVESASADLVLAGWVLGHQRTWRADDWREAIGACLCEMSRCLRPGGTMVIIETLGTGSEEPAPPNAALADYFGWLEEQGFTRRAIRTDYVFPDVATAAAVCGGFFGEAFAERVTRAGWSRVPECTGLWSRAPLAERS
- a CDS encoding phosphodiester glycosidase family protein, with protein sequence MRLHVAPALLPLVAAWVASVAGLRHARAADVTKPVADGVTLVTRTTSAPLVARVLKVTLGAPGVHLGATTSAQRRRTTSSYAKLVGAAAATNGDFFSYATYGTTGLAAGAGVKWADTKDDSTSANLAFDDAGRVDYFDASRVVTFDPTWMKGVVSGHPQVVNAGVALATNPAAAACTARNPRSAVGLSQDKKTLLLAVVDGRSSSSVGMTCTEVAALMRSFGAYDAFNLDGGGSSTLYLRGSGVVNRPSDGSERVVANHLAVYAPRLGSVGSVRGVVFADPDPKKPLEKAQVSLAGGTDSDTTDASGRYDLETVPGSFTVTAKKPGFTPKSVRVTVAVGADVTLDLGLKPDPLADFDGDGVVDGKDNCDEVKNPDQANRDGDDLGDACDKDDDGDDVADEDDNCPGVANKDQTDTDEDGIGDACDKAAPPPTVDGGPVDPAGPVAAEGVGAEAGCHVGSGRSGVGGAGVLLAAALAWRRRRARP
- a CDS encoding DUF2293 domain-containing protein, whose amino-acid sequence is MSTGTLVLAPTPDPRVFLAPDGTRLRPPEGWVCLPPGDAGLTRRVKLAGPSWAVLEKRGRKSFSKGLWAPLENVESARAALEAERSTEGYAKKRQADVARRERTQAQYVVTFEQEVADFLRFSPKWRELGRALAQRVAEHATPVGSGTVARTKRISVAERAEAAVIAWMRHQTTVYDSLDIPRVKGKRREVRRELAQLSRGVLDLHRRDDPHDLRACSLCKAVVGPVLPK
- a CDS encoding L,D-transpeptidase family protein, translating into MTKVRLATLAAFVALAVAPERDASADAPAVRLVVHKAARTLVVVKAGAPPRSVHVSLGPKPTGPKRARGDGRTPEGRYVVTHKNPKSRFHLSLGLSYPNADDARVGLASGRISRAEHDAILAALARNQIPPQDTALGGDIFVHGGGTQGDWTLGCVAIDDATMDDLFASVPAGTPVTIEP